The Saliniramus fredricksonii genome segment CCCTATCCCGATCGCATTCCCGAGCCCTGGTACAGCGCCGATCATGCCGTGCGCAGGCTGCGCCCGAACGGCGAGATCAAATGGCGTGGCAATCTTATCTTCGTCAGCGAGGCCGTGGCAGGAGAGCCTTTCGGTATCGCGGAAACCGAAAACGGCGACTGGATCGTGCGCTTCTGCGATCTCGATCTCGGCATCATCGGCCGCAAGACCGAAAAACTCCACCGCTTTGCGGCACCCTGGCCGGGGTGCGGCAAAGCCGGACCCGATAAAAACAGAGAAAACTGTACCCATGTTCCCGGTCCATAATGTTACCCATGTCGCCGGTTGCACAAGGGGAGATGCCCCCCAAAACGTCTCGTCGCGGCTACAAGCCCAGCCGCGACCACAGGGCGCGTTCTTCGAGCGTCGCGAGCGCCTCGCGCGGATCGATCAGGCTGCGCATTTCGCCGGCGCCAGGGGGCTGGCGCATGAATTGCGCGATCAGTCCGGGGCGCTGCGCCTGAATCGGGCGCAGCCGCAGCTTCTTGCCGAAACGCGCGCGCAGGACGCTGCGCATGTCGCCGATCTCGTCGATCAGCCCGAGCGCTTTCGCGTCCTCCCCCGCCCAGAAGGCGCCCGAGAAGAGCTCGTGATCGAGATCCTGCGGCAGCCTGGCGCCCCGGCGGTCGCGCACGAGCTGCTTGAAGGCGTCGAAGACGCGCTCCTGCAATTTGCGCAGCCGCGCGACATCTTCCGCCTTCTCCGGCTGGAACGGGTCGAGGATCGCCTTGGCTTCACCCGTGGTGTAAAGCCGGCGCTCGATACCGTAGCGGCTGATCAGTTCGTGGAAACCGAAGCCTGAGGAAACCACGCCGATGGAACCCACGATCGAGGAGGCATCGGCAAAGATTTCATCAGCGGCGCAGGCAATCAGATAACCGCCTGAGGCTGCGGCATCCTCGCAGAAGGCGAAGACCGGGATCTTCTTCTCGTCGGCCAGGGCCCGGATGCGGGTGTGGATCAGTTGCGACTGGACCGGCGAGCCGCCGGGCGAGTTGATCGCGATCGCTACCGCCGAGGCGCGCGGGTAGCTGAAGGCGCGCTCCAGCAATGGCGCCACGCTCGCCAGCGACAAACCCGGACGCAGCCCGACCGATATGCCGATCGCCCCGTTCAGCCGCACCACCGGAATCGTGGGTTTGCGACCGACGACCGCTCCGGGAAGGATGGCCGCGATACGATCCGTCAGACTCGACAAATTCCGCTCCTCTCGCATGTTTCAAGGCGTCACCGCGCGAAACGCCTTCCGGAAGTAGTGGCAACCGGGGCTTTCGGCAAGCACGCCAGCAAGCGCCAAAGCCGCGCAGTCCGGCTTTTCCGCCTGAATGCCGGATGAACGCAGCATGTCGGGCCGGTTCAGTCGCGACGCTCTACAAAGGAGGCCATCAGATCCGGCACGGCCAATGGCGTGCCGCGCCACGGGAGACAGCACAATGCGCAAGATCACGCTCGGTTTCGCCGCCATCGCCATCGCCATCGCGACGCTGACTTTCGGCGCCGACACTGCGAGGGCGCTCGATTTCTCGATCACCTTCGGTACGGGTCAGCCGCCGATCGTGCGCCACAACGACCATCGCGAGGCCCTGCCGGTGACTCCGTATACGCATCGCCCGGTCGTGCCGCATCGCCAGGCCACGCCACAGCGCAAAGCTGCACCGCATCGCCAAACTGCACCGCAACGCAAAGCCGCCCCGCCGCCGCGCTACGATGACCGCTCGCACTGGCGCGATCAGCGTTCGCACTGGCGCGACCAGAACCGCTACGACCGGCGCGACCGGCGCTGGCGCGATGACCGCCGCAGCCGCAGCCAGTCCTGCACGGTGCGCACCGAGCGCTACTGGGACGGACGCGGCTGGGTGACGGATCGTCGCCGCGTCTGCCGTTGAGCCCGGTTTCGGACCGCTCGACGCGATATGGTGCTTGCGGGCGCGGGGATGAGTTTCTACCCTGCGTCCGCCTGTCGTCTGGATGGCAGATCACCCCGTCCCCCCCTACGAGCACCGGAGCTGGCCCGCGATGCTGCGCACCCTTCTCACCACCACAATCGCCTGCACGGCGCTTGCCCTGCCCCTGACCCTCGCGATCAGCGCAAGCGACGCCGCGCGGGCGCAGGATGCGGTCGTGAATGTCTATAACTGGTCGGATTACGTCGATCCCGCCACGCTTGAAGCCTTCACGGAAGAAACGGGCATCCGCGTGGTCTATGATACGTATGACACCAACGAGATCGTCGAGACCCGCCTGCTCGCCGGGCGTTCCGGTTACGACATCGTCGTGCCGACGGGCCCCTATATCGAGCGGTTGATCCAGGCCGGCGCATTGGCCACGCTCGATCAGGACCAGCTTTCCAATCTCGACAATGTCTGGCCCGAAATCGCCGAGCGCACCGCGATCTATGATCCCGGCAACGCGCATTCGGTGATCTACATGTGGGGCACCACCGGTATCGGCGTGAATCGCGACATGGTTCGCGAACGCCTCGGCGAGGATGCGCCGCTCGATACGTGGTCGCTCGTCTTCGATCCCGAGATCGCTGCGCAGCTGTCCGATTGCGGCATCTATATCGTCGATGCCGCTGACGACATGTTCCCCTCCGCGCTCAACTATCTCGGCCTGCCGCACGATTCGCGCGATCCCGGCGAGATCGACCAAGCTGCGGAACTGCTCTCGCAGATGAGCCAGAATGTGCGCCGCTTCCACGCTTCAGAATACATCAACGCCCTCGCCAATGGCGATATCTGCGTCGCGGTAGGCTATTCCGGCGACATCCTGCAGGCGCGTGACCGGGCCGAGGAAGCCGGCTCGGGAATCGATATCGCCTATTTCGTGCCGCGTGAAGGCGCGGTGATGTGGTTCGATTCCTTCGCCATCCCCGCCGATGCCCCCAATCCGGAAAACGCCCATGCCTTCATCGATTTCATGCTGCGCCCCGAGATCGCGGCGGCGAACGTCAACTACGTCGCCTATGCGTCCGGCGTGCTGCCGGCCAAGCCGATGATCGACGAGGCGATCCTGAACGATCCCGGGATCTACCCCGATGACGAGACCATGGACGGCCTGCTGATTACAACGGCTCATGATGCGCGCACGCAGCGCCTGATCACCCGCGCCTGGACACGGATCAAGACGGGGCGCTGATCCGCGCGGGCCGACCCGTTGACCGCCGGCTGCCCCGATGGCCGCCGGCGGACGCGGTAGCGCGCCGCAATCCCAATCCCGTCTGGCGAATTGTTCCTTGACGCACCCTCGGGAAGTTGCGCAAGGATGTTGCCGGGATACCGCATTGCGAAAAGGACCCTTGCGGCCATGCTGAAGACCCGTCTGATTCCCTGCCTCGACGTCAAGGACGGTCGTGTCGTCAAGGGCGTTCAATTCGTGGATCTGCGCGATGCCGGCGATCCGGTGGAATGCGCCATGGCCTATGACGCCGCCGGGGCAGATGAATTGTGCTTCCTCGACATCACCGCGAGCCACGAAGATCGCGGCATCCTGCTCGATGTCGTCAGCCGCACGGCTGCAGCCTGCTTCATGCCGCTCACCGTGGGCGGGGGTGTGCGCAGTATCGAGGATATCCGCGCGCTGCTGCTGGCGGGGGCCGACAAGGTCTCGATCATGACGGCGGCGGTGAAGGACCGCGATTTCGTGCGCCGCGCCGCCGAGAAATTCGGCGTGCAATGCATCGTCGTCGCCATCGACGCCAAGCGTGTCTCCGCGCCCGGTGAACCGCCCCGCTGGGAAATCTTTACCCATGGCGGGCGCAATCCCACCGGGATCGATGCGATCACCTATGCCCGCGAGGTCGCCGATCTCGGCGCCGGCGAGCTGCTCGTCACCTCGATGGATCGCGACGGCACCAAATCCGGCTACGATCTGGAACTGATGCGCACGATCTGCGATTCCGTCTCTGTGCCGGTCGTTGCCTCGGGCGGCGTCGGCACGCTCGATCATCTGGTCGAGGGCGTGCGCGATGGTGGCGCCAATGCGGTCCTCGCCGCCTCGATCTTCCATTTCGGCGAATACTCGATCGGCGAGGCCAAGCGCGCCATGGCCGATTCCGGCCTGCCGGTGCGGCTTGATGTCTGAGGAGGCAAATGTGAGCGGTTTCACCCTCGCCGATCTCGCCGTGATCGTCACTGCGCGCGCCGAAGCCTCGCCCGAGGAATCCTACACCGCCCGGCTCGCCGCCGATCCCGCCCGCGCGGCGAAGAAATTCGGCGAGGAGGCGGTGGAAGCGGTGATTGCAGCGGTGGAGAATGATCCGAAAGCACTGATCGCCGAAAGCGCCGATGTGCTCTATCATCTGATGGCATTGCTGGCGGCACGCGATGTGTCGCTTGATGCGGTGATGGCGGAGTTGGAGCGGCGCACGGCGCAATCGGGCCTCGCCGAGAAAGCCTCGCGCGGCCCAGCCGCCTGAACGGAAGCAGCGCCATGAACGTCAACCTGGCCCGGGAAATCGGCGAACGCAGTGACGACGCGGCCCTCTCGCCCTATCGCACCTTCACGCGCGAGGAATGGGCGGGATTGCGCGCCGATCAGCCGATGACGCTCTCGGGCGATGAGGTCATGCAGCTGCAATCGCTCAACGATCCGATCTCGCTCGAGGAAGTCATCGCGATCTATCTGCCGCTCTCGCGCCTGCTCTCGCTTTATGTTGCGGCGACGCAGGGGCTGTTTCGCGCCACGCAACGCTTCCTGATGGCCGAGAACGAGCGCAAATCCCCCTATATCATCGGCGTCGCCGGCTCCGTCGCCGTCGGCAAGTCGACCACGGCGCGCGTGCTCAAGGCGCTGCTGGCGCGCTGGCCGAATACGCCCAAGGTCGATCTCCTCACGACCGACGGTTTTCTTCTGCCCAATGCCGAGCTGCAACGCCAGGGGCTGATGGAGCGCAAGGGCTTTCCCGAGAGCTATGATACCGGCAAGCTCCTGCGCTTCCTCAACGCCATCAAGGCCGGACGCGCCGCCGTCAAGGCACCACTTTACTCGCATCTGGTCTACGATGTCGTGCCCGGCGAGGAGGTCGTGATCGACCGGCCCGACATCCTCATCGTCGAAGGCCTCAACGTGCTCCAGCCGGCACGCATGCCGCGCGACGGCAAGGCGATTCCGTTCGTTTCGGATTTCTTCGATTTCTCGATCTTCCTCGATGCCGACGAGGCGGATCTGCATCGCTGGTATATCGATCGCTTCCTGCGGCTGCGCCACACGGCCTTCCGCGACCCGAAATCCTATTTCCACAAATATGCGGAACTCGAAGAGGCAGAGGCCGTCGCCATAGCGGATGGATTGTGGAGCCGGATCAACCTCGTCAACCTGCATGAAAACGTGCTCCCCACCCGTCAGCGCGCGAGCCTGATCCTGCGCAAGGGCGAAAGCCACCGCATCGAGGAAGTGGCCCTGCGGCGTCTGTGAGCCACCCCCCCTACTCCGCCGCCTGCGCCTGCGGGATTGCAATCGCCCCGTTTTCCGCCTTTGGCAGGATCCAGCCGTCACCGACCGTGACATGCACCAATGCCCCCACAGCGGGAACGGCCCCGCGTGCGCGCAGCACAAGCTGGGCCTGCGGCGCTGCTTCCGGTGCGATCCGCACCAGCCGTGAAGCGCCCTCGAAGCGCACGTCGCGGATATGCGCCGGCACGCCCGCCGGCGCCGCTTCCGGCTCGGCGATGGCGAGTGCATCCGGGCGCAGACAGGCCGTCGCCGCCCCGCTGGCCGTGCGCGCATCACAGCGCAGGAGGGTCTCGCAACCGTAGAGCCGCACCCGCGCCCACCCCGAGACGGGCGGCGCCAGCACCTCCACGGGCACGAGCTGCCCCTGCCCGATGAAGCGCGCCACCATGGCATCGCAGGGGGCATCGTAGAGCCGTACCGGCGTATCCACCTGCCGCAAGCGCCCCTGATCCATCACCGCGATTCGGTCGGCCAGCGCCATCGCCTCGGCCTGATCATGCGTGACGTAAATCATCGTCGCGCCGCTCGCCGCATGGAAGGCGCGGAACGCGTCGATCATGGTCTCGCGCAGATGCGCATCGAGATTGGCCAGCGGCTCGTCGAGCAGAACGAGGCGCGGGCGCATGGCGAGGCAGCGCGCAAGCGCAACACGCTGACGCTGACCGCCCGACAGGTTCTGCACCTTGCGTTCGGCGAAACCGGGCAGCCCGACAATGTCCAGCGCCTCCTCGACGCGCCTGCGCCGCTCCGCCCGGGCGACCTTGCGCACGCGCAGGGCGTAATCGACATTGCCGGCCACATCGAGATGCGGCCACAGGGCATAGGATTGAAACACCATGCCGACCCGCCGATCCTCCGGTTCGAGCTGGCGCCCCGGGCGCGCGACCACATCGTCGTCAAAACGGATCTCACCGCCATCGAGGGCGTCGAACCCCGCGAGCAGGCGCAAAAGCGTGGTCTTGCCACAACCCGAGGGGCCGAGCAGCGCCTGGCAGCTGCCATCGGCGATATCGAGCGACACGTCATCGACGATGCGCCGCCCCGCAGCGATGCGGGTGACGTTGCGCAGGCTCACATGCGCCATGGCAAAACTCCTTCCGGCAGACGTCGCCCCAGGGCCGTCACGGTGAGGGCGAGCCCGAGTATGATCGCGAGCACCCAGACCGATACTGCAGCGGCAGCGGTCGAATTCCCCTCGTCATACAGGCTGAAGATCACGACGCCCACCGTCTCCGAGCCCCGCGACCAGAGCAGCGCCGAGACGGTCAGCTCGGAGAACGCGCCAAGAAAGACCAGGATCGCACCCGCTCCGAGCGCCGGGGCGAGCAGCGGCAGAATGATCGTGCGCAGCCGGCGGACGGGCCGCGCCCCCGCCATCTGCGCGGCTTCCTCGCCAGCCCGATCGATCTGTGCCATGGCGGCGACGACCGGGCGCAGCGCAAGCGCAAGGAAACGCGCAAGATAGGCGAAGAGCAGGATCCAGATGGTATTGTAGAGGCTGATCCCGAGAATCGGCAAAGGAGGCAGCAGCACGAGAATCACCGCGATCGAAAGAACAATACCCGGCAGGACATAGGGCGCATCCGCCGCGACGTTCAACCATTGCGCCACGCGCGAACGCCGCGCCACCATCAGCCAGGCCAGTGGCGCACAGATGCAGATGGTGATCACCGCAGCAGTGCCGGCGAGGAAGAGACTGTTGACGAAGGCGCGCTGCGCGCTGCCCAGCCCCGTCACCACATAGATCAGATTATCGAAGGTCAGCGTCTGCCAGGTCAGGCGCATCCCCACAGACGGCACCAGCGCCGAGGCGGCGAGCGAGACCAGCGGCATCACGGCAATCAGCAGCATCAGCGCCCAGACGGCCATTGTCACAGGCCAGAACCAGCGCCCCAGGGCGAAACCGCCGTGCATCGCGCCGACCCGGTCCACGGCGGCAGCATGGCGGCGCAGGATCAGCGTCTGGGCCGCGATGCCGATCACCGCCATCCCGGCGAGAATAAGGGCGAGCGAGGCAACTTCCGGCAGGGCGCCCGGGCCGAATCCCGACAGCCGCTGATAGATCAGCGTGGAGAGCATCGGATAACGCCCCGGTATGCCGAGCAGGGCCGGAACACCGAAATTCCCGATCGCCGAGACGAAGGCGAGCGCCGCGCCGGCGGTCATCGCGGGCAACATCAGCGGCAGGATCACCCGCATCAATGCACCCATCGGACGTGAGCCCGCAGCGCGCGCCGCATCGATCAGATCGGCAGGCAGCGAACGCAGCGCCGCGCGCACCGCGAGGAAGACCATGGGTGCGTGTTCGAGCCCCATCACCAGAACGATCCCATCGCGCCCCAATAACGGATTACGCTCCGGACGAACCGCTTCGAGCCCCGGTATCAGCCAGAGGGGGCTCTGGGGTCCGATCATCGCGAGCCAGGCCAATGCCGAGATCTGCGGGGGGATCAGAAGCGGCAGGAGCAGCAGAAAGACGAGTAGCGCCTTGTAGCGCAGATCCGTCAGCGCCACGATCAGCGCCGTGGCGGCGCCGAGCAGGACGGAGACGATGGTGGCGAGAAAGCTCGCCTCGAGCGTGTTCCAGGTCGCACGCCGGGCTGCGCGCCCCGACCAGACCTCACCGATGAAGGCAATGCCCTCCGCCGCGCCATCGGCGAAGACGGTAGCGAGCAGGCGGGCGAGCGGCCAGATGCAGAGCACCACGACATAGAGGCCGAGCGCCGACAGAATCAGCGTCTCGGCCCCCATGACGGGAAAGCGGCGCCGGAGCGCGCCCGGATGATCCCGCTGCGCGACCGACATCTGTTGGATCAGCCGCCGAACAGGTCAGCGAAGCGGCGCTTGATCTCCTCGGTCTGCTCCATCAGCAGGGCCGGGTCGATCGTGATGACGTTCACCGCATCCATGGCCGGAAACACATCCGGGGGCGCGATCCCCTCACGCAGAGGCAGGTAGCCCTGCTCGACATGGAAACGCTGACCTTCTTCGGAGAGCTGCCAGTCGACGAAGGCCTGCGCAGCCTCGACATTGTTCGCAGTAGAAAGGATGGCGACCGGCTCGGTGACCGCCGTCACGCCCTCGTCGGGGAAGATGAAATCGACCGGCGAACCATCGGCTTTCGCGTTGAGCGGCATGAAATCGACAATCACGCCGTAATCCATTTCACCGCGTGCGACCGCATCGAGCACGCCACCATTGCCACGCCCGGCCACGGCACCGCCATCAGCCAGCGCTTCGTAGAAGTCCCAACCGAAACCATCGAGATTGGTTACGGTGCCGACATGGATCAGGGCAGCGCCGGAATAGAGCGGGCTCGGCATCATCAGACGCCCGGCAATGGCTTCATCCGCGAGATCCGCCCAAGAGGTGACGGGCTCTGCCACGTTGTCGGTATTGACCATGAAGCCGGTGGTGATCAGCTTCGTGGAGAAGAATGTCATGTCGGAATCGTGCAGGGCGGCATCAGTACCCGCGATCGGGGCATCCGCATAAGCCATGAGGCGCTCATCAGCCTTGAGCTGGCTCATCACCACGGTATCGGCGATCAGCAGCACGTCCGGCTGCGGCGCGTCAGCGGCGAACTCCGCCTGCAGGCGGTTGATCACCTCGGTCGTCCCGGAGCGGAAATATTCCACATTAACGTCGGGATAGGTCTCGTTGAACCGCGCGACGAGTTCGTCCATCTGCTCGGTCGGAGTCGAGGTGTAGATCACCAGATCGCCGCTCTGAGCATGAGCGGAGCCGGCAGAAAACATGAAACCGAGCGTCGCGGCGATCATCGCGGCGCGCTTGAAGGTCACGCGGTCATTCGTCATAAGGTCACTCCCCGGTGCTTGTTTGCCTCCGCACGCATTAACGCCACCATGTTACCCGCTTGTGACAATCACAAGAAATTCCGCAAGGGAAAGATGACGCCGCCCGATGCACGGGCGCCTGGCAAGCGCAGGTGTGCTCACGGACGGATTTCGGCCTTTTCAGCCACCGGACGGGCCGAGCGCAGGAATTCGAGCGCCTGCAGCACCAGGCTTGCGGGGCGCTCGGACGTCGCTTCGAGACGAACCGAACCCTCATCCTCGAGCATGACGAAGACGCCTTCGAGCTGTCCCAGCGCAAGTTGCAGCGTCATGGCCTCCATACCACCGCCACCACCGGCCGGTGCCTCGGCGGCCACCGCATCGGCAACCCATTCGCGCAGGCTGCGGCCCGTCCCTGCCTCGACCAGGGCGCCGAGCCCTTCGTCGATCATCGCGAAGGTGAGCCGGCGCGCGGTCGATTCGAAAATCAGCGGCAACAAGGCTGCCATGCGCCCGCCGCGCAACGAGGCGCGCAGATTGTCAGGCAGATCGACGTCTGCAGCATTGCGCAGCGTAAGCAGACCCGGCGCGTCCAGCCAAAGATCGAGATCCACGCCATAACCCGGCGCGAGCCGCGCGTGCAGGCGCCCTTCACCGAACAGCCTGTCGGCAGAGGTGCTCGCTGTCGCGGCGACCTGAATCGCCGCTGCCTCGAGCGGGGTCCCGGCAAGGATCTGTGGCGCGGCCTCGGCGGCACCGACATGGCCAGCCAGCGTGACGACGCCATCGCGTTCGACCGCGACGGACAAGGCGCCCTCCCCGATCAACATATCCACCGGTGCCGGCGGGGCTGAATTCGCGCCAACGCCGCGCCGACCGCTGACCTGCATGACAAAATCGCTGAGATCGACATCAATACGCCCCTCGCCGGCGGGCTGCGTGGCGAAATGAGCCGGTTCCTGCTCCAGATGCGCCAGAAGGCGGCGCGGTGACAGGGCCTCGAGCGAACCGGACACGGCACCCTCGAAGCGCGCAAGAGAAAACGAAGCCTCGCCGGCGAAGACAGCCTCGCCGCGCGTCGCACCACCCAGTATCCGCTCCACGAAAAGACGCCTTGCGCCGGCGCCGGTCGTGACCGGCGCCTCTGCCTCGGCTTCCGAATCCTCGGGCACGACTTCCCCGGTATCCCCCTCCGGCGCGTCATCCGCGCTTTCTTCCCCGCTTTCTTGCGCACGATCGCGCGGATCATCGGGGAAACGCACATGCAAACCCTCGACCAGAAGGCCTTCGGTCTGCATCATTGCCTTGAAGGCCGGGCCGGGGCGATCCTCGCGCACGATCTCTCGGGTATCGAGGCGCAGATCCAGCGCCGTGACGAAACCGGCATCCGCAGGATAGATCCGCGATTCGGCCTCTGCCGTCAGAAAATCGCCGAGATGACCGATCGTCTCATGTGCGAGCACGATCGTCTCCGCACGCGCCTCTCCAGCCAGATTGCTCAGCGTCACGTCGGTGAGCACGATGGCGCCATCGAGCATGAAGAGGCGCGCGGCGAGGATGCGCGTCTCGCGCTGCGCTACCGCGAGTGCCACGCCCTCGAGGCTGAATTGCGGAGCACCTGCGGCAAAGCCTTCCGGCAGGAAGGCGTCCTGCAGCATCGGCAGAGCCGTCTCGGCACCGGGACGAACCGCCTCCCAGGCTGCGGCGGAGAAGACCGGATGCAACCCTTCGAGCGCAGCGCGGATATCCGCTTCGGCAAGGCCGTCATCCTCCTCGACCAGTAAAGGAAGGTCCTGCGTGAGGATGTCCGGGCTCACTGCCTGGGCAAGGGCCAACGAGGAGACGTGACCGGAAGCCAGCGGGATGCCGGCACTCAGCATTGCGAAAAGCGCTGCACGCGTCGCGATCATCGACGATATTCCTGATTTTGCTGCGTCAAGCGGTTCAAATCCAATTCAGCGCACCGAAAATGGCCGGTTGTCATTCCCGGCGGAATAGCGCGGATCCGGCTCGATCGGCTGCACCGGTTGAATCGGGATGATCGGCTTTGGCGGGAAAAGCGGCGGATTGAGCTCTTCATCGCTCAGCCCCATCGCGCGCAATTCGGTGACGATTCGTGCAGCCACGGGCGCAGCAAAGCCGCCGCCGGTCGGACGACGCCCATCGAG includes the following:
- a CDS encoding polyamine ABC transporter substrate-binding protein encodes the protein MLRTLLTTTIACTALALPLTLAISASDAARAQDAVVNVYNWSDYVDPATLEAFTEETGIRVVYDTYDTNEIVETRLLAGRSGYDIVVPTGPYIERLIQAGALATLDQDQLSNLDNVWPEIAERTAIYDPGNAHSVIYMWGTTGIGVNRDMVRERLGEDAPLDTWSLVFDPEIAAQLSDCGIYIVDAADDMFPSALNYLGLPHDSRDPGEIDQAAELLSQMSQNVRRFHASEYINALANGDICVAVGYSGDILQARDRAEEAGSGIDIAYFVPREGAVMWFDSFAIPADAPNPENAHAFIDFMLRPEIAAANVNYVAYASGVLPAKPMIDEAILNDPGIYPDDETMDGLLITTAHDARTQRLITRAWTRIKTGR
- a CDS encoding ABC transporter ATP-binding protein — its product is MAHVSLRNVTRIAAGRRIVDDVSLDIADGSCQALLGPSGCGKTTLLRLLAGFDALDGGEIRFDDDVVARPGRQLEPEDRRVGMVFQSYALWPHLDVAGNVDYALRVRKVARAERRRRVEEALDIVGLPGFAERKVQNLSGGQRQRVALARCLAMRPRLVLLDEPLANLDAHLRETMIDAFRAFHAASGATMIYVTHDQAEAMALADRIAVMDQGRLRQVDTPVRLYDAPCDAMVARFIGQGQLVPVEVLAPPVSGWARVRLYGCETLLRCDARTASGAATACLRPDALAIAEPEAAPAGVPAHIRDVRFEGASRLVRIAPEAAPQAQLVLRARGAVPAVGALVHVTVGDGWILPKAENGAIAIPQAQAAE
- the hisF gene encoding imidazole glycerol phosphate synthase subunit HisF — translated: MLKTRLIPCLDVKDGRVVKGVQFVDLRDAGDPVECAMAYDAAGADELCFLDITASHEDRGILLDVVSRTAAACFMPLTVGGGVRSIEDIRALLLAGADKVSIMTAAVKDRDFVRRAAEKFGVQCIVVAIDAKRVSAPGEPPRWEIFTHGGRNPTGIDAITYAREVADLGAGELLVTSMDRDGTKSGYDLELMRTICDSVSVPVVASGGVGTLDHLVEGVRDGGANAVLAASIFHFGEYSIGEAKRAMADSGLPVRLDV
- a CDS encoding S49 family peptidase; the encoded protein is MREERNLSSLTDRIAAILPGAVVGRKPTIPVVRLNGAIGISVGLRPGLSLASVAPLLERAFSYPRASAVAIAINSPGGSPVQSQLIHTRIRALADEKKIPVFAFCEDAAASGGYLIACAADEIFADASSIVGSIGVVSSGFGFHELISRYGIERRLYTTGEAKAILDPFQPEKAEDVARLRKLQERVFDAFKQLVRDRRGARLPQDLDHELFSGAFWAGEDAKALGLIDEIGDMRSVLRARFGKKLRLRPIQAQRPGLIAQFMRQPPGAGEMRSLIDPREALATLEERALWSRLGL
- the coaA gene encoding type I pantothenate kinase; amino-acid sequence: MNVNLAREIGERSDDAALSPYRTFTREEWAGLRADQPMTLSGDEVMQLQSLNDPISLEEVIAIYLPLSRLLSLYVAATQGLFRATQRFLMAENERKSPYIIGVAGSVAVGKSTTARVLKALLARWPNTPKVDLLTTDGFLLPNAELQRQGLMERKGFPESYDTGKLLRFLNAIKAGRAAVKAPLYSHLVYDVVPGEEVVIDRPDILIVEGLNVLQPARMPRDGKAIPFVSDFFDFSIFLDADEADLHRWYIDRFLRLRHTAFRDPKSYFHKYAELEEAEAVAIADGLWSRINLVNLHENVLPTRQRASLILRKGESHRIEEVALRRL
- a CDS encoding phosphoribosyl-ATP diphosphatase → MSGFTLADLAVIVTARAEASPEESYTARLAADPARAAKKFGEEAVEAVIAAVENDPKALIAESADVLYHLMALLAARDVSLDAVMAELERRTAQSGLAEKASRGPAA
- a CDS encoding ABC transporter permease, whose protein sequence is MSVAQRDHPGALRRRFPVMGAETLILSALGLYVVVLCIWPLARLLATVFADGAAEGIAFIGEVWSGRAARRATWNTLEASFLATIVSVLLGAATALIVALTDLRYKALLVFLLLLPLLIPPQISALAWLAMIGPQSPLWLIPGLEAVRPERNPLLGRDGIVLVMGLEHAPMVFLAVRAALRSLPADLIDAARAAGSRPMGALMRVILPLMLPAMTAGAALAFVSAIGNFGVPALLGIPGRYPMLSTLIYQRLSGFGPGALPEVASLALILAGMAVIGIAAQTLILRRHAAAVDRVGAMHGGFALGRWFWPVTMAVWALMLLIAVMPLVSLAASALVPSVGMRLTWQTLTFDNLIYVVTGLGSAQRAFVNSLFLAGTAAVITICICAPLAWLMVARRSRVAQWLNVAADAPYVLPGIVLSIAVILVLLPPLPILGISLYNTIWILLFAYLARFLALALRPVVAAMAQIDRAGEEAAQMAGARPVRRLRTIILPLLAPALGAGAILVFLGAFSELTVSALLWSRGSETVGVVIFSLYDEGNSTAAAAVSVWVLAIILGLALTVTALGRRLPEGVLPWRM
- a CDS encoding ABC transporter substrate-binding protein → MTNDRVTFKRAAMIAATLGFMFSAGSAHAQSGDLVIYTSTPTEQMDELVARFNETYPDVNVEYFRSGTTEVINRLQAEFAADAPQPDVLLIADTVVMSQLKADERLMAYADAPIAGTDAALHDSDMTFFSTKLITTGFMVNTDNVAEPVTSWADLADEAIAGRLMMPSPLYSGAALIHVGTVTNLDGFGWDFYEALADGGAVAGRGNGGVLDAVARGEMDYGVIVDFMPLNAKADGSPVDFIFPDEGVTAVTEPVAILSTANNVEAAQAFVDWQLSEEGQRFHVEQGYLPLREGIAPPDVFPAMDAVNVITIDPALLMEQTEEIKRRFADLFGG